Proteins from one Methanococcus maripaludis C5 genomic window:
- the mtrD gene encoding tetrahydromethanopterin S-methyltransferase subunit D: MDATSFILPLAEITIAGAIINASVHFVPVGGAPAAMATSTGVGTGTTQLAAGAGFTGLLAAATMASQAGVSLANPVHMLLIMLSGAVGAMIMLGLTMLIGQIIYVYGIGIVPAADKCEKDPITGDIQKPYITPGTTGHGIPTVCFVSGTIGAALGGLGGALAYIALQQLGFAAAIAGVLAVGFFFMNAVLASYNIGGTIEGFHDPKFKKMPNGVIASFVSSLIAGAVLIGMAMGL; this comes from the coding sequence ATGGATGCTACAAGCTTTATATTACCTCTTGCGGAAATAACCATTGCGGGAGCGATTATCAACGCAAGCGTTCACTTCGTTCCAGTAGGTGGTGCTCCAGCAGCGATGGCTACTTCAACAGGGGTAGGTACAGGTACAACACAGTTAGCAGCAGGTGCAGGTTTTACCGGTCTCTTGGCTGCAGCTACAATGGCTTCACAAGCGGGAGTTTCATTGGCTAATCCAGTTCACATGTTATTGATCATGTTATCTGGTGCTGTCGGTGCAATGATCATGTTAGGCCTTACAATGTTAATCGGTCAAATTATCTATGTATACGGTATTGGTATCGTCCCTGCAGCAGATAAATGTGAAAAAGACCCTATTACCGGAGATATTCAAAAACCATACATCACACCAGGTACAACAGGACACGGTATTCCAACCGTTTGTTTCGTAAGTGGTACAATTGGTGCAGCACTCGGTGGTCTCGGTGGTGCTCTTGCATACATCGCACTCCAACAGTTAGGATTTGCCGCAGCTATTGCAGGTGTTTTGGCAGTAGGTTTCTTCTTTATGAACGCGGTTTTAGCTTCATACAACATTGGTGGTACAATCGAAGGATTCCACGACCCTAAATTTAAGAAAATGCCAAACGGAGTTATTGCTTCATTTGTTTCTTCATTAATCGCAGGTGCAGTATTAATTGGAATGGCTATGGGACTTTAA
- the mtrE gene encoding tetrahydromethanopterin S-methyltransferase subunit E — translation MDPTLISLGALALAGAAATVSGCAEDLESDVGSQSNPNSQVQLGPQMGNIHRYFNKAISGEPVSYGLYVAVAGTIAWALINAGLNAVLAIIVGSGVAAVVHGAYSVSAFLGRTVGQSKKFGQPVYMDVLTSHIGPIVGHGFIAVFTMTLAAYLATTALGNPFPLPLVALIFGITVGAIGSSTGDVHYGAEREYQKYPFGGGIPVANQGDIDIYAEYGVRNGLDSSYFCSRFGGPLTGLCFGLIIFLDGWRSILGNIIGGDLVTKTSIALLVGLLVVAVAAGINRKLEVYARNKYGPYRN, via the coding sequence ATGGATCCAACATTGATTTCTCTGGGGGCATTGGCCCTAGCTGGGGCGGCTGCAACTGTTTCAGGTTGTGCTGAAGACTTGGAATCCGATGTCGGTTCACAGTCAAACCCTAACTCTCAGGTTCAATTAGGTCCGCAAATGGGCAATATCCACAGATACTTTAACAAAGCTATATCTGGGGAACCTGTATCATACGGTTTGTATGTTGCAGTTGCAGGTACCATTGCTTGGGCACTAATTAACGCAGGATTAAACGCTGTTTTAGCGATAATCGTAGGTTCAGGTGTTGCTGCAGTCGTACACGGTGCATACTCAGTTAGTGCATTCCTTGGAAGAACTGTAGGTCAGTCCAAAAAGTTCGGACAACCTGTTTACATGGATGTTCTTACATCACACATAGGTCCAATCGTAGGACACGGATTTATAGCTGTTTTCACAATGACTCTTGCTGCATACTTAGCAACAACAGCATTAGGAAACCCATTCCCACTACCATTGGTTGCATTAATCTTCGGTATTACTGTAGGTGCTATCGGTTCATCAACTGGTGACGTTCACTACGGTGCTGAAAGAGAATACCAAAAATACCCATTCGGTGGAGGTATCCCTGTTGCTAACCAAGGTGACATCGATATTTACGCAGAATACGGTGTGAGAAATGGTTTAGATTCTTCATATTTCTGTTCAAGATTTGGTGGTCCACTTACAGGATTATGCTTTGGTTTAATTATCTTCCTCGATGGATGGAGAAGCATTCTCGGTAACATCATCGGTGGAGACTTAGTAACAAAAACATCAATCGCACTTTTAGTAGGTCTCTTAGTAGTGGCCGTTGCAGCAGGTATCAACAGGAAACTCGAGGTATATGCTAGAAACAAATACGGACCATACAGAAATTAA
- the mcrA gene encoding coenzyme-B sulfoethylthiotransferase subunit alpha, whose amino-acid sequence MEAEKRLFLKALKEKFEEDPKEKYTKFYTYGGWEQSARKREFVEANEKILAEKRQGVPLYNPDIGVPLGQRKLMPYKLSNTDDYCEGDDLHFMNNAAIQQLWDDIRRTVIVGMDTAHSVLEKRLGVEVTPETINEYMHTINHALAGGAVVQEHMVEVHPSLAWDCYARIFTGDDELADELDDKFLIDINKLFPEDQAETIKAAIGKKTYQVSRVPSLVGRVCDGGTISRWSAMQIGMSFITAYKLCAGEAATADFSYASKHADVIQMGNALPGRRARGPNEPGGIRFGILSDVVQTTRVSEDPVEQSLEVVATGAALYDQIWLGAYMSGGVGFTQYATASYTDDILDDFSYYGLDYVEKKYGRMGTKATMDVVEDVAGEVTLYALEQYDEYPALLEDHFGGSQRAAVAAAASGISVCMATGNSNAGVNGWYLSQLLHKEYHSRLGFYGYDLQDQCGASNSLAIRNDEAAPLELRGPNYPNYAMNVGHQGEYAGIAQSAHSARGDAFALSPLVKVAFADPMLVFDFSKPRKEFARGALREFDAAGERDIILPAK is encoded by the coding sequence ATGGAAGCTGAAAAAAGATTATTTTTGAAAGCCTTAAAGGAAAAATTCGAAGAAGACCCAAAAGAAAAATACACAAAATTCTATACCTACGGTGGTTGGGAACAGTCAGCTAGGAAAAGAGAGTTCGTTGAAGCTAATGAAAAAATATTAGCTGAGAAAAGACAAGGAGTACCACTCTACAACCCGGACATTGGTGTTCCTCTTGGTCAAAGAAAATTAATGCCTTACAAATTGTCAAACACTGACGACTACTGTGAAGGTGACGATTTACACTTCATGAACAACGCTGCTATCCAACAATTATGGGACGATATCAGAAGAACCGTTATTGTAGGTATGGACACTGCTCACTCAGTTTTAGAAAAAAGATTGGGTGTAGAAGTAACTCCTGAAACAATCAACGAATATATGCACACAATCAACCACGCTCTTGCTGGTGGTGCAGTTGTTCAAGAACACATGGTTGAAGTTCACCCATCCCTTGCATGGGATTGTTATGCTAGAATCTTCACCGGTGACGATGAGTTAGCTGACGAATTAGACGACAAGTTCTTAATCGACATTAACAAATTGTTCCCTGAAGATCAGGCTGAAACAATAAAAGCTGCAATCGGTAAAAAAACATACCAAGTATCAAGAGTTCCATCACTCGTAGGTAGGGTATGTGACGGTGGTACAATCTCAAGATGGTCTGCAATGCAGATCGGAATGTCATTCATTACCGCATACAAACTTTGTGCAGGGGAAGCTGCAACAGCTGACTTCTCATATGCTTCAAAACACGCTGACGTAATTCAGATGGGTAACGCTTTACCAGGAAGAAGAGCAAGAGGTCCAAACGAACCAGGAGGAATCAGATTCGGTATTCTCTCCGATGTTGTACAAACAACAAGAGTTTCAGAAGACCCTGTTGAACAATCATTAGAGGTTGTAGCTACTGGTGCTGCATTATACGACCAAATCTGGCTCGGTGCATACATGTCCGGTGGTGTAGGATTCACACAATACGCTACCGCGTCATACACCGATGATATTTTAGATGACTTCTCATACTACGGATTAGATTACGTAGAGAAAAAATACGGTAGAATGGGAACAAAAGCTACAATGGATGTAGTAGAAGATGTTGCTGGTGAAGTTACACTCTACGCATTAGAACAGTACGATGAATACCCTGCATTATTAGAAGACCACTTCGGTGGATCACAAAGAGCTGCGGTTGCGGCTGCTGCATCAGGTATCAGCGTATGTATGGCAACAGGTAACTCAAACGCTGGTGTAAACGGCTGGTACTTATCACAGTTATTACACAAAGAATACCACAGTAGACTCGGATTCTACGGTTACGACTTGCAGGACCAGTGTGGTGCTTCAAACTCACTCGCAATCAGAAACGACGAAGCTGCACCTCTTGAATTAAGAGGACCTAACTACCCTAACTACGCAATGAACGTAGGTCACCAGGGAGAATACGCAGGTATTGCACAATCTGCCCACTCCGCAAGAGGAGATGCATTTGCACTTAGCCCATTGGTAAAAGTTGCATTCGCTGACCCAATGCTCGTATTCGACTTCTCCAAACCTAGAAAAGAGTTTGCTAGAGGAGCATTAAGAGAATTCGACGCTGCAGGAGAAAGAGACATTATCTTACCTGCTAAATAA
- the mcrG gene encoding coenzyme-B sulfoethylthiotransferase subunit gamma encodes MAYTPQFYPGATKVAENRRNHLNPNYELEKLREIPDEDVVKIMGHRQPGEDYKTVHPPLEEMDFIEDYARDLVEPLNGAKEGHRVRYIQFADSMYYAPAQPYDRSRSYMTRLRGVDAGTLSGRQVVECRESDLEEFSKNILMDTELFDPATSGVRGATVHGHSLRLDENGMMFDALQRSVFDEKTGHVMYVKDQVGKPLDAPVDVGEPLPEAKLREMTTIYRKDGIEMRADPDVIDVVKRIHRARTLGGYIPTNEIFKGL; translated from the coding sequence ATGGCATATACGCCTCAGTTCTACCCTGGTGCAACAAAAGTTGCTGAAAACAGAAGAAATCACTTGAATCCAAACTATGAATTGGAAAAATTAAGAGAAATCCCAGATGAAGATGTTGTAAAAATCATGGGACACAGACAGCCTGGTGAAGACTACAAAACAGTTCACCCGCCACTCGAAGAAATGGACTTCATTGAAGACTATGCAAGAGATTTAGTTGAACCATTAAACGGTGCTAAAGAAGGACATAGAGTTAGATACATCCAGTTTGCTGACTCGATGTACTACGCTCCTGCTCAACCATACGACAGATCAAGATCATACATGACAAGATTAAGAGGAGTAGATGCAGGTACACTCTCAGGAAGACAAGTTGTTGAATGTAGAGAAAGTGACCTCGAAGAATTCTCCAAAAACATACTTATGGATACAGAACTCTTTGACCCTGCAACATCAGGTGTTAGAGGTGCAACTGTACACGGACACTCATTAAGATTGGACGAAAACGGTATGATGTTTGATGCATTGCAGAGATCCGTATTCGACGAAAAAACAGGACACGTTATGTACGTAAAAGATCAGGTAGGAAAACCACTCGATGCACCTGTTGACGTTGGAGAGCCACTTCCTGAAGCAAAATTAAGAGAAATGACAACCATCTACAGAAAAGACGGTATTGAAATGAGAGCAGATCCTGACGTTATTGACGTTGTAAAAAGAATCCACAGAGCAAGAACTCTTGGTGGATACATTCCTACAAACGAAATATTCAAAGGATTATAA